GATTTTCCCGAAAAGAACGACGAGAAGTTTGACTGTTTTGTTAATTCCAAGAAAGATCCTACCACCGGCGAGATTAAAGTATTTACCAGACCTTACGAGCAGATCATTCCGGGTGACCGGTATCATCCCTAATTTAGGTAAAATAGCTATTTTTAAAATTAATGAACAAGGAGGAAAGAAATGATGCCCCCTAAAGTAAACAAGGATAAATGCGATGGCTGCAAAGCGGAACATGAACCCTTGTGTGAACAAATTTGTCCCGGAGACTTGATGACCCTTAACCCGGAAACTAAGAAGGCTTACTGCCGTTCTACCCGTGACTGTTGGGATTGCATGTCGTGCACTAAGATCTGCCCGCAAGGGGCCATTGAAACCAGATTGTCATACCAATTGGGTTATTATCCTGCCAAATTAATCCCTATGATGGGGACCAACAAAATTACCTGGACGTGCATAGATATTAATGGGAATGTGGAGCGTTTTTCCTTTAAGACCAGAAATGAAGACTAGTTGTTTCAACATGCGTATTCAGATGGACTGAACCTAGAAGGGGTGGCCGACACGCTATCAGTTTGGCCAACCCTTCTTCTCTCAAGGAGGTAATAGAATGGATAAGGCGCAAATAGGGCTGTATATCTGTCGATGTAACAATCAAATTTCCCAGAGTATTGATACTAACAAGCTGGCTTCGGTAATGCGGAAAAAAAAAGGAGTGGCTATCTGTCGGGAACACGATAGTATTTGTGGTCCCGAGGGGCAGCAGATGATCCGGGAAGATATCCGGGATGGTAAAGTTAATACCGTGGTAATTGCGGCCTGTTCGCCCAGGCTGTACCAGAAGACCATGGCTAATGCTCTAGGTGAAGTAGGTTTAAATAAGTATTTGTTGGAGTGGAGCAATATCAGGGAACAGTGCGCCTGGGTTCACTCTGATGACCCCCAAAAGGCTTATAAGAAAGCTGTAAACCTGGTATCCATGTCTCTAGCTAAGGCCCGTTTACTGAAACCGCTTGAGCCGCTACGTTTTCCGTCGGTAAAATCCGCTCTGGTTGTGGGCGGAGGTATTGCTGGGCTCAGCGCTTGCCTAGACCTGGCAGAGGCCAGGGTACAAGTCGTACTGGTCGAAAAAGAACCTACGGTGGGGGGAAAGGTGGCGCTACTACACAAGTATTTTCCACGTATGTGTAATCCCGCCTGCGGATTGGATTTTTTACTCCAGAAAATTCGAGCTCACGACAACATTTCAATACATACCTTGACCGAAATCAAGAGCATCTCCGGTGGACCGGGCAATTTTGAGGTCACCCTGGTAACAAAACCCAGGTACATCATGCCGGACAGGTGCACTGCCTGCGGAGAGTGCACAAAGGTTTGCCCGGCAACCAGAAACAATCATTGGGATTTCGGATACAGCCAAACTCGAGCCGTTTATTTCCCGCACGAGTTTGCTTATCCTCACTCCTATATCATCGATAGAAGTTCGTGTCCTGCAGGCTGTACGCTTTGCCAAGATACTTGTCCGGCTGCTGCCATCCGCCTGGATCAAAGTGAAAAGGAATTTACCGTCAATGTAGGCAGCATCTTGTTGGCGACCGGCTGGGAACCGTATCCGGTCGAACGGGTGGAGCAGTACGGCTACAAGCGGTTTGCTAATGTGGTCACCAACATGGGGTTTGAACGTTTAGCGTCTCCTACAGGACCGACTAAAGGCCAGTTGGTACGCCTTACAGATGGAAAGCCTGTTAAAAAGATTGCCTTTATCCAGTGCGTAGGCAGTCGTGATCAAAACTATCTACCCTACTGTTCACAAGTATGCTGTACTGCAACCTTAAAACAGATCCAATATGTGCGAGAAGCCAACCCGGAAGCTGAGATCTACGTTTTTTATATGGATATTAGGTCGGTTGGCGAATATGAAAAAATGTACCGGCAGGCTCAGGAAGAATCTATGGCCATCTTTATTCGGGGAAATCCCTCTAACATCCGGGAAGATCCCGATACAAAACAACTGATTATCCAGGCTGAAGATACACTCCTCGGGGAGCAACTGGAAGTAAAGGTGGACATGGTAGTATTGGCAGCAGGTATGCAGGGCGTTGACGGGTTGAAAGACGTAACCTTCAAGGTAAATTTACCTGTTGAGAATGAGGCTTCTATCAAAAATGAAGAGATTGGTGGGGAAATATCTCCTGGCCACCTCCAGTGTTTTCCCTACGAAAGCCAGCGGACTGGAATTTTCCTGGCTGGTAGTTGTCAAGGGGGGATGGATGTATCCACATCGATTAAAAGCGCGGCAGGTGCCGCTATGAAGGCCATGGCTTTCCTGCAGGATGAGATAGTGCTTAAACCCACTGTTCCGGTAATTGATAAGCTGAAATGCGATAAGTGTAAAAGGTGTATGGAGGAATGCCCCTTCGATGCGTGGGAATGGGATGACACCGGCTACCCTGCACCCAATCTGCTCAAGTGCCGCCAATGCGGCATCTGCCAGGGTGGCTGTCCCATGAAAGCAATATCTCTCCAAAACTTTACTATCAAACAACTAGCTAAAATGGTGGAAGCCGTGGATACTGGCTTTCTCGGTGAAGGAGAGCCGATTATCCTTGCTTTCGTGTGTGCCAATGACGCTTATCCGGCAGTCGACTTAGTGGGACAATATCGAAGAAGTTACCCGGCCAATGTGATTGTGGTAAAAGTACCTTGTATCGGTTCAATCAACGTGGCGTTGGTTGCCGATGCCCTTTCTCACGGATACGACGGAGTTATTTTGGCAGGTTGCAAGTCGGATGAATGCCACTTTGTTAGGGGGAGTGACCTGGCCAAAACGCGGTTGGAGAATATGCGCGAAACCCTGCAACGAATGATGATAGAACCGGATAGAGTTAAAAGTGTTGAACTGAAGATTAACGATGGCGAACGGTTCATTGAACTTGTTACCCGATTCGTAGCCGAGTTGAAGCAACTGGGGCCCAACCCGTTCAAGGCTTGAGAGGTGAAATCATGATAACCATGCCCAAAATCCAGGGACGCGACTTGGAGTCTAAAATAGTGTCGGCCATCCGATCCTGCTACCAGTGCGGGCGCTGTAGCGGAGAATGCCCTACTGCTTTTGCTATGGACTATACTCCCCGAAGAATCATTCGGTTACTTCAATTCGGTCTAGTCGACCGCGTACTAAAGTCTTCTACTATATGGATGTGTGCCACTTGCTACAGTTGTGCTATTTCCTGCCCCAGAGGGGTAGATTTACCAGGCGTGATGTTCCTTCTGAAGCAGCTTGCCATAGCGAGAGGGATCAGCAATGATTCAGTGGTGTTTTATCAAACTTTTATGAAGATCATTCGTAAGTACGGTATTCTCCATGAACCGGAGCTATTGTTACAATACGCCCGCCAGACCAGATGGCAGGTCCTGATCCAACAATGGAGAACAGGAGCAGCGATGGTCTTCCGGGGAAAGGTTGGTTTAAGGCCCAGGAAAATCAGGGATCGGGCCTTCCTCAACCAATGTTTTTTTGTCTCATCCGGGCGAGGTGAAAAAAATGAAGTATAATTATTTGCCAGGTTGCTCTCTTCATGGTTCAGCCAAAGAATACTTGCTATCTTTTCTCCGGGTTAGTAGAAAACTGGGCTTTCAGTTGTACGAATTGTCGGATTGGAATTGTTGTGGAGCAACAGCTGCCAAATCCATAGATAGCGAATGGACTCTGCTGCTGGGGGCCCGCAACTTGGCCTTGGCGGAAAGAAAATCCGACGTCCTGCTGGTCCCCTGCAATCTTTGTTATCATAACCTGGCAATAACTGCAACGGCTTTGAGGGAAAGTGAAGTCAGGGCTGAGATTAACAGGAAATTGCAGCTAGTTGGCTTATACTTTCAGGGAAAGGTTCAGGTAAAACACCCGCTGGAACTATTGGTTTCCGAACAGGTGCTGGAGATAATTTCATCCCAAATTACCCGCTCCCTGTCAGGTCTGCGCGTAATGGCATACTACGGGTGCTTGCTCACAAGGCCGAAAGAAGTTGCCCTTCAGGGGGAAACGAATTATTCTCCACGCATGCTTGATAAGCTAATAAATATTTTAGGGGCTACTCCTGTACCCTTCAGCGCGAAAACAAAGTGTTGCGGAGGAACACTGTTTCTGAGTAGCCCAAACGTAGCTTATGGCGCCAGTAGAAAGATTTTGGATGAAGCTCTGAGACAGGAACCAGATTGCCTTGTAGTAACCTGTCCCATGTGCCACATGATGCTTGATGGGAAGCAAACCGAGATTGAGAGAACACATCAAGTGAAATATCGCATACCCGTTTTATACTTCACCCAATTGATAGGTCTCGCCCTAGGGCTTAGTCCCAAAAGTCTGGGATTAACTTATCATGTTGTGTCCACCAGAAAGATTACATCCAGATAAATTATACAGTCAAATTACCCTTCCCTTTTTTGGCCCTATTCTGGGCCTTTTTCTGTCTTTCCATTAACATAGTTGCAAAGCCGTTTTTCCCTGAATTTCGGAACTGCTACAACGAACAACCGTTATGTCCCTCTTCGTCGACAGCAATCTGAGCGTGTCCATGATAGCCAGGCTCCTCAAGCTTGAAAAGATATGCAGAAAGACCGGTGCCGAGTAGTCTGATGACATTTATAGGATTATTGGGGTCACCATGATTTATTAATAGTAAAAAATATTGCCCACTGGTTATAAGGGAGCTGTCTTGAGTGACAACGAAAATATTTAAAAGGCAATGAACGCTTTAAAACCTGAAGGAATAAAAAAATCTTGGGTTTTTTGAGAAAGGCGCTTCAAAAAACAATTACATTTACACAAAATTATTGAAAATTATTGACACTATCCATAAGGATATATTAGAATAAATAATAAGATATATTGAAATACACAATAAATGTTTTTAT
This region of Calderihabitans maritimus genomic DNA includes:
- a CDS encoding CoB--CoM heterodisulfide reductase iron-sulfur subunit B family protein, whose amino-acid sequence is MKYNYLPGCSLHGSAKEYLLSFLRVSRKLGFQLYELSDWNCCGATAAKSIDSEWTLLLGARNLALAERKSDVLLVPCNLCYHNLAITATALRESEVRAEINRKLQLVGLYFQGKVQVKHPLELLVSEQVLEIISSQITRSLSGLRVMAYYGCLLTRPKEVALQGETNYSPRMLDKLINILGATPVPFSAKTKCCGGTLFLSSPNVAYGASRKILDEALRQEPDCLVVTCPMCHMMLDGKQTEIERTHQVKYRIPVLYFTQLIGLALGLSPKSLGLTYHVVSTRKITSR
- a CDS encoding 4Fe-4S binding protein; protein product: MPPKVNKDKCDGCKAEHEPLCEQICPGDLMTLNPETKKAYCRSTRDCWDCMSCTKICPQGAIETRLSYQLGYYPAKLIPMMGTNKITWTCIDINGNVERFSFKTRNED
- a CDS encoding hydrogenase iron-sulfur subunit produces the protein MDKAQIGLYICRCNNQISQSIDTNKLASVMRKKKGVAICREHDSICGPEGQQMIREDIRDGKVNTVVIAACSPRLYQKTMANALGEVGLNKYLLEWSNIREQCAWVHSDDPQKAYKKAVNLVSMSLAKARLLKPLEPLRFPSVKSALVVGGGIAGLSACLDLAEARVQVVLVEKEPTVGGKVALLHKYFPRMCNPACGLDFLLQKIRAHDNISIHTLTEIKSISGGPGNFEVTLVTKPRYIMPDRCTACGECTKVCPATRNNHWDFGYSQTRAVYFPHEFAYPHSYIIDRSSCPAGCTLCQDTCPAAAIRLDQSEKEFTVNVGSILLATGWEPYPVERVEQYGYKRFANVVTNMGFERLASPTGPTKGQLVRLTDGKPVKKIAFIQCVGSRDQNYLPYCSQVCCTATLKQIQYVREANPEAEIYVFYMDIRSVGEYEKMYRQAQEESMAIFIRGNPSNIREDPDTKQLIIQAEDTLLGEQLEVKVDMVVLAAGMQGVDGLKDVTFKVNLPVENEASIKNEEIGGEISPGHLQCFPYESQRTGIFLAGSCQGGMDVSTSIKSAAGAAMKAMAFLQDEIVLKPTVPVIDKLKCDKCKRCMEECPFDAWEWDDTGYPAPNLLKCRQCGICQGGCPMKAISLQNFTIKQLAKMVEAVDTGFLGEGEPIILAFVCANDAYPAVDLVGQYRRSYPANVIVVKVPCIGSINVALVADALSHGYDGVILAGCKSDECHFVRGSDLAKTRLENMRETLQRMMIEPDRVKSVELKINDGERFIELVTRFVAELKQLGPNPFKA
- a CDS encoding 4Fe-4S dicluster domain-containing protein, translating into MITMPKIQGRDLESKIVSAIRSCYQCGRCSGECPTAFAMDYTPRRIIRLLQFGLVDRVLKSSTIWMCATCYSCAISCPRGVDLPGVMFLLKQLAIARGISNDSVVFYQTFMKIIRKYGILHEPELLLQYARQTRWQVLIQQWRTGAAMVFRGKVGLRPRKIRDRAFLNQCFFVSSGRGEKNEV